The following are encoded together in the Ignavibacteriales bacterium genome:
- a CDS encoding ATP-binding protein encodes MIKREIQDSIESRMFKGKLIVIYGARQVGKTTLIKEIGRKYSDQEIYLNCDEPDIRKLLTDATSTKLKNIIGQKKLVLIDEAQRVKNIGITLKLFVDELKDVQVIATGSSSFDLSNQINEPLTGRKFEYTLYPLSMRELSNEFGWLETNRLLEDRILYGMYPDVVLNPNEKKNLLKDLTRSYLFKDVLSYQGIRKPEVLDKLLLALAAQIGSEVSYNELAGTVGIDKDTINKYLDILEKAFVIFRLHPFSRNIRTEITKMRKVYFYDTGIRNALVSNFNSLASRNDKGTLWENFLVSEKLKMNSYLNIDAKTYFWRTSQQQEIDYIEEIENDLFAYEFSWNVNKKKKIPLTFLKAYGTKESEIITTENYGKFLGIV; translated from the coding sequence ATGATAAAGAGAGAAATTCAAGATTCCATTGAATCCAGAATGTTCAAGGGAAAACTCATTGTAATTTATGGTGCAAGACAGGTCGGTAAAACTACTCTTATAAAAGAGATTGGAAGAAAATATTCTGACCAGGAAATTTATCTCAACTGTGACGAGCCGGATATTAGGAAGTTATTAACTGATGCAACCTCAACAAAACTTAAAAATATTATTGGACAGAAAAAACTTGTATTGATTGACGAAGCACAGAGAGTAAAAAATATTGGCATCACGTTAAAACTTTTTGTGGATGAATTGAAGGATGTTCAGGTAATTGCAACAGGATCGTCATCATTCGATTTATCAAATCAAATCAACGAGCCGTTAACCGGAAGAAAATTTGAATACACTCTTTATCCATTATCAATGAGAGAACTGAGTAATGAATTTGGGTGGCTTGAAACAAATAGACTTTTAGAGGACCGAATACTATATGGTATGTATCCGGATGTTGTTCTCAATCCAAACGAAAAGAAAAATCTGCTTAAGGATCTTACAAGAAGCTATCTATTTAAAGATGTTTTAAGTTATCAGGGCATTCGTAAACCGGAAGTACTGGATAAACTTTTACTTGCGCTTGCTGCACAAATTGGCAGCGAAGTTTCTTACAATGAACTTGCAGGAACAGTTGGCATAGATAAAGATACTATTAATAAATATCTCGATATTTTAGAAAAAGCTTTCGTGATTTTCCGGTTACATCCATTCAGTCGGAATATCAGAACTGAAATTACAAAGATGCGAAAAGTATATTTTTATGATACCGGAATTCGGAATGCTTTGGTGTCAAATTTTAATTCACTTGCTTCAAGAAATGATAAAGGAACTTTGTGGGAGAATTTTTTAGTATCCGAAAAACTTAAAATGAATTCTTACTTAAACATTGATGCGAAGACATATTTCTGGAGGACTTCACAGCAGCAGGAGATTGATTACATTGAAGAAATTGAAAATGATTTATTTGCCTATGAGTTTTCGTGGAATGTAAATAAGAAAAAGAAAATCCCGTTAACCTTTTTAAAGGCTTATGGCACTAAAGAATCAGAAATTATTACTACCGAAAATTATGGTAAGTTTTTAGGTATTGTGTAG
- the tdh gene encoding L-threonine 3-dehydrogenase: protein MKALVKKYAKPGIWMDEVPVPDYGPNDVLIKIHKTAICGTDIHIYNWDEWAQKTIPVPMHVGHEYVGTIEAFGSNVHDVRVGDLVSGEGHIVCGTCRNCRAGRGHLCPNTKGVGVNRPGCFAEYLVIPVQNIWHCDPKISTDILSVFDPFGNAVHTALSYDLLGEDVLITGAGPIGIMAAAVAIHAGARNTVITDMNPYRLELARKMGVTRAVDVSKEKLSDIVKELGMKEGFDVGLEMSGSIRAFNDMIDVMFHGANIALLGILPSNGAVDWTKIIFNGLNIRGIYGRKMFETWYKMQAMVQSGLDITQIITHRFKIDDYQEGFEIMKSGNSGKVILEW, encoded by the coding sequence ATGAAAGCACTCGTAAAAAAATATGCTAAACCTGGAATCTGGATGGATGAAGTTCCCGTCCCGGATTACGGACCAAATGATGTACTAATAAAAATTCATAAAACTGCAATCTGCGGAACTGACATTCATATTTATAATTGGGATGAGTGGGCACAAAAAACTATTCCTGTTCCAATGCATGTCGGTCACGAGTATGTTGGAACGATTGAAGCATTTGGCTCAAATGTTCACGACGTAAGGGTTGGAGACTTAGTCAGCGGTGAAGGACATATTGTTTGCGGAACTTGCAGAAACTGCCGCGCCGGTCGCGGGCATCTTTGTCCAAATACAAAGGGTGTGGGAGTTAATCGTCCCGGCTGCTTCGCCGAATATCTTGTTATTCCTGTTCAAAACATCTGGCATTGCGATCCAAAAATTTCCACAGACATTTTATCTGTTTTCGATCCTTTTGGAAATGCTGTTCACACGGCTTTAAGTTATGATTTACTCGGTGAGGATGTTCTTATTACAGGGGCAGGACCAATAGGAATAATGGCTGCTGCAGTAGCAATTCATGCGGGCGCACGCAACACTGTAATTACAGATATGAACCCCTACCGTTTGGAACTTGCACGAAAAATGGGAGTTACCCGCGCAGTGGATGTGTCAAAAGAAAAATTGTCAGACATCGTTAAAGAACTTGGAATGAAAGAAGGCTTTGATGTTGGATTAGAGATGTCCGGCAGCATTCGTGCGTTTAATGATATGATTGATGTAATGTTTCATGGTGCAAACATCGCGCTGCTTGGAATTCTTCCTTCAAACGGTGCAGTTGATTGGACAAAAATTATTTTTAATGGTCTGAATATTCGCGGTATATATGGAAGAAAAATGTTCGAGACCTGGTATAAGATGCAAGCAATGGTACAAAGCGGATTAGATATTACTCAAATCATTACTCACAGATTCAAGATTGATGATTACCAGGAAGGATTTGAGATAATGAAATCGGGTAATTCTGGTAAAGTTATTCTTGAATGGTAA
- the kbl gene encoding glycine C-acetyltransferase, which translates to MNEHIKQHYANILINIEKEGLFKKERIITTPQSAHIAVTTGQKVLNMCANNYLGLADNPEIIQAAKDSFDKWGFGMSSVRFICGTQEIHKELEKKISEFLGTEDTILYTSCFDANGGLFETLLGEEDAIVSDELNHASIIDGIRLCKAQRYRYKNCDMNDLEEKLKEAKANNAKNILVSTDGVFSMDGFIAPLNNICDLAEKFGAMVMVDDSHAVGFMGKHGKGTHEHNNVMGRVDIITGTLGKALGGASGGYTSARKEIVGLLRQRSRPYLFSNTVAPNIVAASIKVLEMLSSTTHLRDKLEDNTKYFREKIKAAGFNIKDGVHPIVPIMLGDAVLAQTMATKMLEKGVYVIGFFFPVVPKGTARIRVQISAAHSKEDLDFAVEKFSEVKKEMSI; encoded by the coding sequence ATGAATGAACACATAAAACAACATTACGCAAACATTCTAATCAACATCGAAAAAGAAGGGCTCTTTAAAAAAGAAAGAATAATTACCACCCCCCAAAGCGCGCACATTGCAGTTACAACCGGACAGAAAGTTCTTAATATGTGTGCAAATAATTATTTAGGATTAGCTGATAATCCTGAAATAATTCAAGCCGCTAAAGACAGCTTTGATAAATGGGGATTTGGAATGTCTTCTGTTAGATTTATTTGCGGTACTCAGGAAATCCACAAAGAACTTGAAAAGAAAATATCTGAATTCCTGGGAACGGAAGACACAATACTTTATACATCCTGCTTTGATGCAAACGGCGGATTATTTGAAACTTTGCTCGGTGAAGAAGATGCAATCGTAAGCGATGAATTAAATCACGCAAGCATAATTGATGGAATAAGATTGTGCAAAGCTCAGCGCTATCGTTATAAAAATTGTGATATGAATGACCTTGAAGAAAAACTCAAAGAAGCAAAAGCGAATAATGCAAAAAATATTCTAGTTTCAACCGATGGTGTTTTTTCGATGGATGGATTTATCGCACCCTTAAATAATATTTGCGATCTTGCGGAAAAATTCGGCGCAATGGTCATGGTTGACGATTCTCACGCAGTTGGATTTATGGGTAAACACGGCAAAGGAACTCACGAACACAACAATGTTATGGGAAGGGTAGATATTATTACAGGGACGTTAGGCAAAGCACTTGGCGGTGCAAGCGGCGGTTATACTTCCGCGAGAAAAGAAATTGTTGGTCTGCTTCGACAGCGCTCGCGTCCATATTTATTTTCAAACACTGTTGCCCCAAATATTGTTGCGGCTTCAATAAAAGTTTTAGAAATGTTATCTTCAACAACTCACCTGCGTGATAAACTCGAAGACAACACAAAATATTTTAGAGAAAAAATAAAAGCTGCCGGTTTCAACATAAAGGATGGTGTTCATCCAATCGTACCAATTATGCTTGGCGATGCAGTTCTTGCTCAAACAATGGCAACAAAAATGTTAGAGAAAGGTGTTTACGTTATTGGATTTTTTTTCCCGGTGGTTCCAAAAGGTACGGCAAGAATTCGTGTGCAAATCTCTGCGGCGCATTCAAAAGAAGATTTAGACTTTGCTGTTGAAAAATTTTCTGAAGTGAAGAAAGAAATGAGCATTTAA
- a CDS encoding M14 family metallopeptidase, giving the protein MKKMISNCLTAFFVCSASLFAQDKFSPDWLTKFETSNYLETERYDETMQYFKALDAASEYATLFPIGKSPHGRDINCLVVSKDKSFSLELSKQSGKPLVLIMCGIHSGEIEGKDASMLLLRDILVTKESEKYLDNVNLFVIPIFSVDGHERFSEYNRINQNGPIDMGWRTTAQNLNLNRDWMKADAPEMQAMLKLVSAWQPDFIVDTHTTDGADYQYQVTYGLEIYGNIYHGLAEWNKKKLIPEMISYVESKGFPMFQYVGFKDWAQGVESGIVDWASSPRFSTGYFAQQNRICLLIETHMLKPYKDRVYSTKAVLEAVLQIVNNNSTELLQLNKNADENSIKDFTIDKKYLPLNFKTNDDFSFTNFKGYKFYHDSSAISGGDKIVYTSEPQDFYVKLFNNVKPTDSVSIPNAYIIPQEYSSLVDKMKLHGISVSQISEEKQYQVTRYKFKNVKFDPFPYEGRQHVSLDFDTFTEEVKIAAGSFIVPTDQRTVRIIAQLLEPKSGDSFVQWGLINAIFEQKEYFENYVMEKIAEEMLNNNKDLRKEFEEKLKSDESFRSNSYERLNFFYQRSPYWDEQLNLYPIMRIE; this is encoded by the coding sequence ATGAAAAAAATGATCAGCAATTGTCTAACGGCATTTTTTGTTTGTTCTGCTTCATTGTTCGCGCAGGATAAATTCTCTCCCGATTGGCTTACTAAATTTGAAACTTCAAACTACCTTGAAACTGAACGCTATGACGAAACCATGCAGTACTTCAAAGCACTTGATGCAGCGTCGGAATATGCAACTCTTTTTCCGATTGGTAAATCACCACACGGAAGGGATATAAATTGTCTTGTCGTTTCGAAGGATAAATCATTCTCACTCGAGTTATCAAAACAATCCGGCAAACCGCTGGTACTGATTATGTGTGGTATTCACTCCGGTGAAATTGAAGGCAAAGATGCTTCAATGCTTTTGCTTCGCGATATTCTCGTAACAAAAGAATCGGAAAAATATTTAGATAATGTAAACCTGTTTGTTATTCCTATTTTTAGTGTTGATGGACACGAAAGATTTAGCGAGTACAACAGGATAAATCAAAATGGTCCAATTGATATGGGATGGAGAACTACTGCTCAAAACTTAAATCTCAACCGTGATTGGATGAAAGCAGATGCGCCCGAAATGCAGGCAATGTTAAAATTAGTTTCAGCATGGCAGCCGGATTTTATTGTTGATACTCATACAACTGACGGTGCTGATTATCAATATCAAGTAACGTACGGCTTAGAGATTTACGGTAACATTTATCACGGGCTGGCTGAGTGGAACAAAAAAAAGTTGATTCCTGAGATGATCAGTTATGTCGAATCAAAAGGCTTCCCTATGTTTCAATATGTCGGCTTCAAAGATTGGGCGCAAGGTGTTGAATCTGGAATTGTGGATTGGGCGTCTTCTCCAAGATTTTCTACCGGATATTTTGCACAGCAAAATCGCATTTGTCTTTTGATCGAAACACACATGCTTAAACCTTATAAAGATAGAGTATATTCGACAAAGGCTGTGCTTGAAGCAGTGCTGCAGATTGTAAATAATAATTCTACCGAGCTTCTTCAATTAAATAAAAATGCCGATGAAAATTCTATAAAAGACTTCACTATTGATAAAAAATATCTTCCCCTCAATTTTAAAACTAATGATGATTTTTCTTTTACAAATTTTAAAGGATATAAATTCTATCACGATTCATCAGCTATTTCGGGTGGGGATAAAATCGTTTACACTTCTGAACCTCAGGATTTTTATGTAAAACTTTTTAATAATGTCAAACCAACCGACTCAGTTTCAATTCCTAATGCATATATTATTCCACAGGAGTATTCATCACTTGTTGATAAAATGAAATTGCACGGAATTTCAGTTAGCCAGATTTCGGAAGAGAAACAATATCAAGTAACACGTTATAAATTTAAAAATGTGAAGTTTGATCCGTTCCCCTACGAAGGAAGACAGCATGTCAGTCTTGACTTCGACACATTTACAGAAGAAGTAAAAATTGCGGCAGGATCATTTATCGTTCCAACCGATCAGCGAACAGTTAGAATCATTGCTCAATTGCTCGAACCAAAAAGCGGCGACTCATTTGTTCAATGGGGACTTATAAATGCTATCTTCGAACAAAAAGAATATTTTGAAAATTATGTGATGGAAAAAATTGCCGAAGAAATGTTAAACAATAATAAAGACCTTCGAAAAGAATTTGAAGAGAAATTAAAATCCGATGAATCCTTCCGCAGCAATTCTTACGAAAGATTAAATTTCTTTTATCAACGTTCGCCCTACTGGGATGAGCAGCTAAATTTATACCCGATAATGAGAATTGAATAA